The following are encoded in a window of Prochlorococcus marinus str. MIT 1013 genomic DNA:
- a CDS encoding pyrimidine/purine nucleoside phosphorylase, with product MDNYQNVDVDKLANIYFEGKVVSRNIFFKDGSKKTLGVMLEGGYEFKTASREVMEIHSGKLNVKIAGDKDWTLITEGMDFNVPKNSSFCLEVSELVNYTCSYFDD from the coding sequence ATGGATAACTATCAAAATGTAGATGTTGATAAATTAGCAAATATTTATTTTGAAGGTAAAGTTGTTAGTCGGAACATTTTTTTTAAAGATGGTTCAAAAAAAACATTAGGAGTGATGTTGGAGGGTGGATATGAATTTAAAACTGCGTCAAGAGAAGTCATGGAAATCCACTCTGGAAAACTAAATGTAAAAATTGCAGGTGATAAAGATTGGACATTAATAACTGAGGGTATGGATTTTAATGTCCCCAAAAATTCTTCATTTTGTTTAGAGGTTTCAGAATTAGTAAACTACACATGCTCTTATTTTGATGATTAA
- a CDS encoding recombinase family protein: MKTQTKFQRKKPLFRDRPEYKCIGYARQSTNKQISIGAQVEELKKAGCVVVFQETVSSADKARPQFEAALRTLEEGDEIVFTKLDRGFRNQRQCINTLHDLQEKGIHVRTTDGMINTRALGKFAPIMIGLLSGIGEVERQMVIERTQESINHRRETGGNLGGRPKTNNEKEGLVLRLREEGCSYRSIRKQTGLALSTIRRIIVEQDVVIEV, translated from the coding sequence ATGAAAACACAAACAAAGTTCCAAAGAAAAAAACCACTATTCAGAGATAGACCTGAATACAAGTGCATTGGATATGCGCGCCAAAGTACGAATAAACAAATCTCTATTGGCGCTCAAGTTGAAGAGTTGAAAAAGGCAGGTTGCGTTGTTGTATTCCAAGAGACTGTCTCAAGTGCGGACAAAGCAAGACCACAATTCGAGGCAGCATTAAGAACCCTTGAAGAGGGAGATGAAATCGTATTCACCAAGTTGGATAGAGGTTTTAGAAATCAGAGGCAATGCATCAATACCCTCCATGACCTTCAAGAAAAAGGGATCCATGTAAGAACAACAGATGGAATGATCAACACCAGAGCACTGGGAAAATTTGCTCCAATTATGATTGGTCTTTTAAGTGGAATCGGAGAAGTTGAGCGTCAAATGGTGATTGAGAGAACGCAAGAATCGATTAACCACAGAAGAGAGACAGGAGGAAATCTTGGCGGAAGACCAAAGACAAACAACGAGAAAGAAGGTTTGGTATTGCGTCTAAGAGAGGAAGGTTGTTCTTACAGATCAATCAGGAAACAAACTGGACTTGCTTTATCAACCATTAGAAGAATTATTGTTGAGCAAGATGTGGTGATAGAAGTATGA
- the aroQ gene encoding type II 3-dehydroquinate dehydratase, translating into MDLLLINGPNLNLVGRREPSIYGSQTLEDIQEELLTLANKLDARLKFFQSNSEGEMIDCIQKSVGSIDGILINAGAYTHTSIALRDALLGVAIPYVEVHLSNIYSREEFRHKSFLSDKALGLVCGFGSNSYQLALKGMVSYLKSA; encoded by the coding sequence ATGGATCTTTTACTTATCAATGGTCCGAATTTAAATCTTGTTGGAAGAAGGGAACCATCTATATACGGATCGCAAACTTTAGAAGATATTCAAGAAGAGTTATTGACTTTAGCTAATAAACTTGATGCAAGGCTGAAATTTTTTCAGAGTAATTCAGAGGGGGAGATGATTGATTGCATTCAAAAAAGTGTTGGTTCAATTGACGGAATTTTAATTAACGCAGGTGCTTATACACATACCTCTATTGCTCTAAGAGATGCTTTATTAGGAGTTGCCATTCCTTATGTAGAAGTACATTTAAGTAACATTTATTCTAGGGAAGAATTTCGACATAAATCATTCCTTTCAGATAAAGCATTGGGTTTGGTTTGCGGCTTTGGATCAAATAGTTATCAACTTGCTTTAAAGGGGATGGTTTCTTATTTAAAGAGTGCCTGA
- a CDS encoding tRNA-(ms[2]io[6]A)-hydroxylase, producing MDNSKSQVFGQSKIRWLINKTSEDWIDLAISNPMEILLDHAHCERKAAGVALQLMFRYVSEPGLSEVLSPLAREELEHFERVVSILNARGKKLQKLASPPYGAIMAKNICKDEPFRMLDSFLVAGLIEARSHERMKLLSIHSPDIELRNLYADLLISEARHFGIYWKLADERFDRNILTSRLEELAKVESDALLEMHHAPRMHS from the coding sequence ATGGATAATTCAAAATCTCAAGTTTTTGGTCAATCAAAGATTCGTTGGTTAATAAATAAAACTAGTGAAGATTGGATAGATCTTGCAATTTCTAATCCAATGGAAATACTTTTGGACCATGCACATTGTGAGAGAAAGGCTGCTGGTGTAGCGCTGCAACTTATGTTTCGTTATGTAAGTGAACCTGGACTTTCAGAGGTCTTAAGCCCTTTAGCAAGAGAGGAGCTTGAACATTTTGAGAGGGTTGTGTCTATTTTAAATGCGCGTGGAAAAAAACTTCAAAAATTAGCCTCACCTCCCTATGGAGCAATTATGGCAAAAAATATTTGTAAAGATGAACCATTTCGAATGTTGGATAGCTTTCTAGTAGCGGGACTTATTGAGGCAAGGAGTCATGAAAGAATGAAATTATTGTCTATACATTCTCCTGATATTGAACTTCGGAATTTATACGCTGACTTACTAATAAGTGAGGCTAGGCATTTTGGAATTTATTGGAAGTTGGCAGATGAACGTTTTGATCGAAATATTCTGACTTCTAGGTTAGAAGAATTAGCTAAGGTTGAATCTGATGCTTTATTGGAAATGCATCATGCGCCAAGAATGCACAGTTAA
- the cobI gene encoding precorrin-2 C(20)-methyltransferase, whose translation MKILTITGLGPGDPSLLTLAAVDAIQESTVVSYPVSTRGGDSLAEKIASKWITKDKKKLPLHFPMVKDQSTLKSAWRVAGNELMKMVEKGERVVFLAQGDISLFSTGSYLSKELEKHHPECLVKLIPGVTSFSAAAAKSKLPLAFQEEQLLVLPVPSSSEELKVMLSDAALKKRVVVLLKLGKNWEWVKPLLEELDLIKQSVFAERIGFSDQKILRASELSSGTRPYFSLLLIRQSWPFIMP comes from the coding sequence ATGAAAATTTTGACTATTACTGGCTTAGGCCCAGGTGATCCCTCTTTATTAACTTTGGCAGCAGTTGATGCAATTCAAGAATCAACAGTTGTTTCTTATCCTGTCTCGACTAGGGGCGGAGATAGTCTTGCTGAAAAAATTGCTTCAAAATGGATAACCAAAGATAAAAAAAAATTGCCTTTGCATTTTCCCATGGTTAAAGATCAGAGCACTTTAAAAAGTGCATGGCGAGTTGCTGGGAATGAATTAATGAAGATGGTTGAGAAAGGTGAAAGAGTCGTTTTCCTTGCTCAAGGAGATATATCGCTTTTTTCGACAGGCTCTTATCTTTCAAAAGAGTTAGAAAAACATCATCCAGAGTGCCTTGTTAAATTAATTCCAGGTGTTACATCTTTTTCTGCAGCTGCCGCGAAAAGTAAATTACCACTGGCTTTTCAAGAGGAACAATTACTTGTATTGCCTGTGCCCTCCTCATCTGAGGAGCTAAAGGTTATGTTGTCTGATGCAGCGTTAAAGAAAAGGGTAGTTGTTTTGCTCAAACTTGGTAAAAATTGGGAATGGGTCAAACCTTTGCTTGAAGAACTTGATTTAATTAAACAGTCAGTATTCGCAGAAAGAATAGGATTTTCAGATCAAAAAATCCTTAGGGCATCTGAGCTCTCCTCGGGCACTAGGCCATATTTTTCTTTACTATTGATACGACAAAGTTGGCCTTTCATAATGCCTTAA
- the dusB gene encoding tRNA dihydrouridine synthase DusB — MKELSPIFLSGNGTSRSLECPVIQSPLAGVSDQIFRKFVRRWSPKALLFTEMVNAKSLELGHGEEKVIELSEESGPIGVQLFDHRPDSMIDAAIKAESSGAFLIDINMGCPVKKIARKGGGSALLKEPELAQLIVKKVSKAISIPVTVKIRLGWCETTSNPVSFALGLQEAGAQLITVHGRTRRQGFSGYANWEAISKIKKSLDIPVIANGDIKNSQDAIECLKITNADGVMIGRASMGSPWLVGQIDEEIKNQKTFKPPDAKMKVSLSLEHLKLLVSKRGDHGLLIARKHMNWTCRGFQGASTLRHKLVRASTPTEAIKLLEDELIKLN; from the coding sequence ATGAAAGAGTTATCTCCCATTTTTTTATCAGGTAATGGGACTTCTAGATCTTTAGAGTGTCCGGTTATTCAGTCCCCACTTGCAGGTGTAAGCGATCAAATTTTCAGGAAGTTTGTTCGAAGATGGTCTCCAAAAGCTTTACTTTTTACCGAAATGGTAAATGCTAAAAGTCTTGAATTAGGTCATGGTGAAGAGAAGGTAATTGAGCTTTCAGAAGAGAGTGGACCAATTGGTGTTCAACTTTTTGACCATAGGCCAGATTCAATGATAGATGCTGCCATAAAAGCCGAGTCATCTGGTGCATTTCTTATAGATATCAATATGGGCTGCCCAGTAAAAAAAATTGCCAGGAAAGGAGGCGGAAGTGCTCTATTAAAAGAACCAGAACTTGCTCAATTAATCGTCAAAAAGGTTTCAAAAGCCATATCAATTCCAGTAACAGTAAAAATAAGGTTGGGCTGGTGTGAAACCACAAGTAATCCAGTATCTTTTGCTTTAGGACTACAGGAGGCTGGCGCACAACTCATAACTGTTCATGGACGAACGAGAAGGCAAGGATTTTCTGGGTACGCAAACTGGGAAGCTATTTCAAAAATCAAAAAGTCATTAGATATACCTGTCATTGCTAATGGTGATATTAAAAACTCACAAGATGCTATTGAATGCCTAAAGATTACTAATGCCGATGGAGTGATGATAGGAAGAGCAAGTATGGGCTCACCATGGCTGGTTGGGCAAATTGATGAAGAAATTAAAAATCAAAAAACTTTTAAACCACCTGATGCAAAGATGAAAGTCAGTTTATCTTTAGAACACTTAAAATTATTAGTTTCAAAGAGAGGTGATCATGGGCTTTTGATTGCTAGGAAACATATGAATTGGACTTGTAGGGGATTTCAAGGAGCCTCTACTCTTCGCCATAAACTAGTTAGGGCAAGCACTCCAACAGAGGCAATAAAACTACTCGAAGATGAACTTATTAAATTGAACTAA
- the der gene encoding ribosome biogenesis GTPase Der, with amino-acid sequence MALPIVAIIGRPNVGKSTLVNRLCQSREAIVHDEPGVTRDRTYQDGFWRDRDFKVVDTGGLVFDDDSEFLPEIREQANLALEEAVVALVIVDGQEGVTTADESIAEFLRSHSCQTLVVVNKCESPEQGLAMAAEFWKLGLGEPYPISAIHGVGTGDLLDHVITLFPSKDLDEVNDSPIQLAIIGRPNVGKSSLLNSICGETRAIVSSIRGTTRDTIDTRITHQDKQWKLVDTAGIRRRRSVNYGPEFFGINRSFKAIERSDVCVLVIDALDGVTEQDQRLAGRIEQEGRACLIVINKWDAVEKDSHTMSAMEKDIRAKLYFLDWAEMIFTSALTGQRVEGIFALATLAVDQNRRRISTSVVNEVLTEALKWRSPPTTRGGKQGRLYYGTQVAINPPSFTLFVNDPKLFGETYRRYIERQIREGLGFEGTPIKLFWRGKQQRDVEKDLARQQQGSRK; translated from the coding sequence TTGGCGCTACCAATAGTCGCAATAATTGGACGCCCAAATGTTGGGAAATCTACATTGGTCAATCGCTTATGTCAGAGCAGAGAGGCCATTGTTCATGATGAGCCAGGGGTAACTCGAGATCGAACTTATCAAGATGGATTTTGGAGGGATAGAGATTTTAAAGTTGTAGATACTGGAGGTCTGGTTTTTGATGATGATAGTGAGTTCCTTCCTGAAATTAGAGAGCAAGCTAATCTTGCGCTTGAAGAAGCCGTAGTTGCATTAGTAATTGTTGATGGCCAGGAGGGCGTTACTACTGCTGATGAATCGATTGCGGAATTTTTAAGGTCTCATTCCTGTCAAACACTTGTGGTGGTTAATAAATGTGAATCTCCCGAACAAGGCTTGGCAATGGCAGCTGAATTTTGGAAGCTTGGTCTTGGTGAGCCCTATCCAATTTCTGCCATACATGGTGTAGGAACAGGTGATCTGCTTGATCATGTAATCACTTTGTTTCCCTCTAAAGATTTAGATGAAGTCAATGATTCTCCTATTCAATTAGCTATTATTGGGAGACCTAATGTAGGGAAGTCAAGTCTTCTTAATTCTATTTGTGGAGAGACAAGAGCAATTGTTAGTTCGATTAGGGGTACGACTCGAGATACTATTGATACTCGAATTACTCATCAGGATAAGCAATGGAAATTAGTTGATACAGCGGGAATACGTAGACGTAGAAGTGTTAATTATGGCCCAGAATTTTTTGGTATTAATCGCAGTTTTAAGGCAATAGAAAGGAGTGATGTTTGTGTTTTGGTTATAGATGCTTTGGATGGCGTCACAGAACAAGATCAGAGGCTTGCAGGTAGAATTGAGCAGGAAGGAAGAGCTTGTTTGATCGTCATTAATAAATGGGATGCTGTCGAGAAAGATAGTCATACAATGTCTGCAATGGAAAAAGACATTCGTGCAAAACTATATTTTCTCGACTGGGCCGAGATGATTTTTACGTCTGCACTTACGGGACAAAGAGTAGAAGGCATTTTTGCATTAGCAACTTTGGCTGTTGATCAGAATAGAAGGAGGATCAGTACGTCAGTTGTTAATGAGGTGCTGACAGAGGCATTAAAATGGAGAAGTCCTCCTACTACGAGAGGTGGAAAACAAGGACGTCTTTATTACGGTACTCAAGTGGCTATTAATCCTCCAAGTTTTACTCTGTTTGTGAATGATCCTAAATTGTTTGGCGAAACTTATCGAAGATATATTGAGAGACAAATTAGAGAGGGACTAGGCTTTGAAGGAACTCCCATAAAATTGTTTTGGAGAGGGAAGCAGCAGCGCGATGTTGAAAAAGATTTGGCTCGCCAACAGCAAGGATCCAGAAAATAG